In the Qipengyuania gelatinilytica genome, GAGGTCGGCAAGCAGCATGGCCACATGCGGCCCCGGTCCGATACCCTGGAATTCGACGACACGCAGGCCGGTAAGCGGTCCGTTGCTCATACTTCTCTCTCCAAATCTCTCTCGCGCATACCAAAGCAAATCGGTGCGCAATTGCAACCGGTTTGAGTGTCAGCATATCCGCAATTCGGCTTGGGCAAGATATGCGGGAAGCGCGCTCGCTAATGCTGCAATGCCCCAAGCCGAGCAGACCGGAATGACGCGTTCTTCGCTGCGCGCCAAAAGGCTCTTGGTGCTGCCTGCAATCCGGGGGACGAGCCTATCAGAGCGCCTTTTCGCCGTAGTAGAGCGTCACCGCGTGCCTGGCCTCGGCGAAGAACAGCCAGCGCTCGGCGGTGATGCCAATCTGGCATGCGATAACCGCGACAAACAGGAGCGCTATTCCGGCGGCGGGCAATCCGCCATCGAGGAAAATTCCTGCCACCAAGAGACATGCAAGCGGCATCCAGAAGCCGAGCACTATGGCAATCCGGCCTAGCTTGCGTGCGTGCTTGCGGGCGATGCGGAAACCCATTTCGCGCAGGAGGTAATTGTCCTGGTCGTGCGGGCTGCCGGTCATTTCGACCTTGCCGAGATGTCCCAAGCCGGTCGCACTGCCGGCAGTGCTCGTGGCGGGCGCGGTGGCGAGATGCTTCCAGTAGAAGGTTTTTACCGTCAGGCCGATGATGATCATGACACCGGCGATCGTGCGCATCGTGCCAGCCGCTTCTTCGAAGCCGAAAACAGCCAGCAGGAATGCGAGGATGACCGCGCCGTTCATCGGGCCGAGCACGAGGTAGCCCGCGACGGTCCAGCGGTTGTGCCACGCGGGTATCGTCTTCAACGATGCATATATCATCGCGGTGCAATAGAGCGTCAGCAGCGCCATCGCCGCGCCAACCAGGCCAAGGACTACACCCAGCGCCATGTCGGCAATCGAGAAGATTGCAACGAGCGCAAACAGGCCGAGCGGCACGAAGCCGATTATGGCGGCCAGTCCCTCCCGGCTAAGCCAGCTCGTGCGCCATTGCGACATCGCCCTCCACGCCCGCTCGGGCCGCCCGAGGTGGAAGGTCGAGGACAAAAGGCCACCGACGATAAGTGCGAATGCGAGGCCGAAGACGAGAATGCCGAACACGGTTTCTTGAGGCAGCATTCCCAGTGCGGCGAGCACGCCAAGCCAGATCATCATACCGTAGCCCGCGCCGCTCGCGGTGGTGAAGAAGATGACGGATTTCGCCGGATGCATCTCGGTCAGCTCCTCACGACAGGATCTTGTCGACCCAGCGCGCGATCAGCCCCGCGCCCTCGGTGCTGTCATCGGCGTGCTCGAGCATGCGCGGAGCCTTGTCGCCGCCGCGCCCGTCCTGCCGCGGCCGGGGCGGCAGGTACTTGTTGACCGGCTTGGTCCCCTGTTCGGGCATGAGGTCGTAGCCGCCGCGCGCCGCGACCAGTTTCGAGACCTCGCTATCCGGGTCGCCCAGATCGCCGAAGCTGCGCGCGCCTGCGGGGCAGGTGGAAACGCAGGCCGGCACGCGGCTCTCTTCGGGCAAGTTCTCGTTGTAGATCTTGTCGACGCAGAGCGTGCATTTCTTCATCACGCCTTCGTTCTCGTCATATTCGCGCGCGCCATAGGGACAGGCCCAGCTGCACAGTTTGCAGCCGATGCAGATGTCCTCGTTGACGAGGACGATACCATCCTCCTCGCGCTTGTAGCTGGCGCCGGTTGGGCAAACGGTGACGCAGGGCGCATCCTCGCAGTGGAGGCAACTGCGCGGGAAATGGACCGTCTGTCCGTGGCCCGCCTCGTCGGTGGTTTCATAGGTGTGGACGCGGTTGAACCACACGCCGTCGGGCTTCTTGCCGTAGGGATCGTAATCGGTGAGCGGCGCGGATTTGGCGCCGGCGTTCCATTCCTTGCAGTTCACCGCGCAGGCGTGGCAGCCGACGCAGATGTCGAGATCGACGACGAGGCCGAGCTTCTTTGCGGTGGTCTTGGGCAGGCTGGTCATGGTTTCTCGCTCACCCTGTTTCCGCGTCCGTCCCTGATGCCATCGACCCAGCTGTGGTTGGCGCTGCGCTGGCCGATAAATTCCTTGAGCGGTGCCTTGCCGCCGGTGTCATTGCCTTGCAGGTTTGCGCCGAATTCCATCGGGCATTCTTGGCCGCTGAAGCGCTTGTCGACGGCTTCGAACATCGGATAGGCCTCGCCAGCCTCCTCCACGCTGCATTTCCTCAGTCGGACGCGCAGATCGTACCATGCCGCCTGTCCGGTGACGGGGTCGGAATTCGAATATTCCTTCCCGCCTTTCTCGGGCAGCAGCTTCTCGGTGATGATGTGGTTGAGGAGGAACCCCTTCTCGAATTCGGGGCTGTCCTTGTCGAGGCCCCAAGCGCCCTTGCGCTTGCCGATGGCGTTCCACGTCCAGACGACGTTTGGGTTCACGCCGGTCACCAGCCGGACCTGCGCCTTCACCCGCCCTCGCCCGTTCTCGATCCAGACCCAGTCGTCATCCATAAGCTCGTGTTTCGCCGCAAGCTCGCGGTGCATGTGCAGCTTGTTCGCGCTGGTGATCTGCCGCAGCCACGCGTTCTGGCTGCCCCAACTGTGATACATGTGCATCGGCCGCTGCGAGAGCGCGTGGACCGGGAATTCCTCACCGCCCTCGTCGCGTTCGAGGAAGGGCTGGTACCAGATCGGCAACGGGTCGAAATAGGTCTCGATCCGCTCGCGATGCGCCTCGGGCGGCTGGATGTCGCCATGTCCCTGCGCGGCGAGGCGGAATTTCTGCAAATCCTCGTTATAGAGCTGGAAGGTGATCGGATCGGCATGGCCCAGCCACGCCATCTTCTTCGCGTGCTCCAGATATTCGCGGTTGGCGAACTTCATGAACTGTGCCGACAGCGGCAGCTCTTCGTGCCAGAAGCAGCCGTTCTCGACGTAACGCGTGAGCTGGTCGGGATTGACCGCGCCCACGCCCGACTTGCTCCCGTCTTCGCCGCGCCAGCCCGACAGCGGCCCGACACCGGGCGCGCGTTCGTGATTGACGATGTAATCCTCATAGCCGCCGGGGAATTTGGGCGAGCCGTCCTCATTCGTCATCCCCGGCAGGCCGAGTCTTGCGCCGAGGTCGAGCAGCACCGTCTGGAAGGGCCGCACGTCGCGGTCGAGCGGGACCACCGGCTGGCGGATGGCATCGCCCCCGCCATGCGCGGAGGAGATGGGCCGGTCGAGCATCGAGATACAGTCCCACCGCTCCAGATAGGTCGTGTCGGGCAGGATCAGGTCGCAATAGGGGACCGTCTCCGAATAGAAGGCATCGGAGTAGATGATTTTCGGGATGACATATTCACCATCCTCGCGCTTCTTCGTGAAATACCCCAGCGTCTCGGGGATGTTCATCGAGCTGTTCCACGCCATGTTCGCCATGAACATGAAGAGGACATCGATGCCGTAGGGATCGTGGTTCGCCGCATTGTGCAGCACCATGTGCATCATGCCGTGGAGCGCGAGCGGGTGCTCCCAGCTGAACGCCTTGTCGATGCGCAGCGGATCGCCGTGCTGGTCGACGATCAGGTCTTCGGGCGAGCGCGGAAAGCCGAGAGGTGGACCATCGAGCGGCAGCCCCGCCTCCGCCTTGGGCCACGCCGCCTTGATGCCCGGCGGTATCGGTTTGGGAAACGGCGCCTTGTAGCGCCAGCCGCCCGGGCAATCGACGCTGCCGAGCAGCGCTTGCAGGATATGGATCGCGCGGCAGGTGTGGAAGCCGTTCGAATGCGCCGAAATGCCGCGCATGGCGTGAAAACTCACCGGACGGCCGACGAACCTATCGTGGTGGCGGCCCCAGGCATCGACCCAGGGCTCCTCGATGACGATTTCCTTCTCGAAGGCGGTCTCAGCCAGTTCGGCGGCAATCCGGCGCGTGACTTCGGCGGGAACGCCGGCGGTCTCGGCCACTGCCTCGGGCGAGAATTCCTCGGCCAGATAGCGTTCGGCGAGAAGCTGGAAGGAAGGGACGACCGTGCGCCCGCGGGCCTGCCGCTCGCCGGCGAAGGCAGGCTTGCGGTGCACGGCGTTGGCCAGCACTTCCTTGCCCTGTTCGAGACACCAGACCAGCGGCCCGCCATCTGGCCCGCGCAAGAACAGGCCGTCATCTGCCGCACCCGGCTCGCGGATGACCAGCCACGGCGCATTGGAATAGCGCGCAAGGCTCGCCCAATCGATCTTTTCTGCGCGCAGCAGCTCGTGGATGATCGCGAAGACGAAGAGCCCGTCGGTGCCGGGGCGGATGCCGATCCATTCGTCCGCGATCGCCGAATAGCCGGTGCGTACCGGATTGACCGAGACGAACTTGGTCCCTTCGCGCGTCTTGAGGTTGCCCAGGCCGAGCTTGATGGGATTGCTGTCATGATCGTCGGCCACGCCGAACATCATGTGGTAGAGCGTGCGCTCGTAATCGGGTTCGCCGAATTCCCAGAAGGCGCCGCCCAGCGTGTAGAGCCCGCCCGCCGCCATATTGACCGAGCAAAAGCCGCCGTGGGCTGCAAAATTATGCGTGCCGAACTGGCTCGCCCACCAGCCGGTCAAGGATTGGGACTGGTCGCGCCCCGTGAAAAAGGCGAGCTTGCCCGGGTCGCGCTGGCGCACCTCACCCAGCCATTCGGTCGCAAGCTCGAGCGCTTCGTCCCACTCGATTTCCCTGAACTCGCCCGAACCCCGCTCGCCGACGCGCAGCAGCGGCTTGGTCAGCTTGGCAGGCGCGTTCTGGTGCATGATGCCCGCACTGCCCTTGGCGCACAGCACACCCTTGTTTACCGGGTGGTCGGGATTGCCCTCGATATAGCGGATGGTGCCGTTCTTGAGATGCACCTTGATGCCGCAGCGGCAGGCACACATGTAGCAGGTGGACGTTTTTACCTCGTCGCCGACTTGCGGCGAAAGGCCAACGTCCTCGTGGACGGTCTCGAACGGATTTATGCCCATCTCCCTCCGTCGGACGGCGAGCCTCTACAATCCTCGCCACCCCTGCCATGCTATTACAGCGCATTGGTGGCAGGGCAAACAGATCGCTGCAAAGAGCCCTCGGCAATTGCCTTATCCGCCGACTAGGGGTAATTTGGCGAAGCTTTCAAAACAGGCTTCGGGTTAAGCAGGGGAATACGACAGACCATGGAAATGCCCATGGAAGACATGCAGAAGAACGCTTCGCGTGCGACGGCTTTGCTGAAGTCGATGGCTAACGAGTGGCGCCTGCTGATCCTGTGCCAGCTTTCCCAGAATGAAATGACGGTCGGCGAGCTGACCGAGCTTGTCCCGCTTTCGCAATCGGCCCTCTCGCAGCACCTGTCGGTCCTGCGGCGCGAAAAACTCGTGAAGACGCGGCGCAGCTCGCAATTCATCCACTATTCGCTCGACAGCGAGGAAGTGAAAGCCGTGATAGGCACGCTCTACGCACTGTATTGCGCGCCTGCCGAAGAAGGCGGCCTGCCCGGCTGCTGAGCGACCTCAGCCTTTGAACATCACCCGGTTAAGAGCCATCCCCGCCACCAGGCTGGCGAGGAAAACCACGGCCTGAAGCGGTGCGATTGCGAGGATCGCGAAGCCCGGGCCCGGGCACAGGCCGGCAAGACCCCATCCGATACCGAACAATGTCGCGCCCGACACCAGCTGGGGCGTGAGGTCCGACCGGTCGGGCAAGGCGAAAGACTGCGCGAAAATCGGCTTGGTCATGCGCGGCACGAACCGCCATGCCACGGCCATCACCAGCACGGCACCGCCCATGACAAAAGCCAGCGTCGGATCCCACGCGCCGAAAATGTCGAGAAAACCGCGAATGCGCGCCGGATCGGTCATTCCGCCAAGGGCGAGACCCGCACCGAACAGGAGGCCCGAAGCGAGCGGGGGCAAGTAATTGCGCAGGCTCATCCGACTGCTCCCATGAGGGCGACGGTAGCGATGCCGGAGGCCATGAAGGTCAGCGTCGCCACGATCGAGCGCTGCGACAAACGGCTAACGCCGCACACGCCGTGCCCGCTCGTGCAGCCGCTGCCGAGCCGCGCACCGAAGCCGACGAGGACACCTGCCACGGCCAGCAAGGGCAGCGACACGAATTCGGGGTTCAGTCCGCCCTTGAGCGTAGCCACGATAGCCGCGCCCAGCGGCAGGCCGATGAGGAACAGCCACGCCGAACGCCTGGACATGCCTTCGCTGCTGAGGCCGACGGCGCGGCTGGCAATACCCGACACGCCGACGATGCGACCGGCACCGAGCAACAGCAAGGCTCCGGCAAGGCCGATCAGCACGCCACCGGCAAGCCCGTCGACGGGTGCCGCGTCTGGAAATCCGGGCAGCATCACAGCGTGTTCACCGGTATCTTGATATAGCTCACACCGTTCTCCTCGGGTTCGGGAAGATGACCGCCGCGCATGTTCACCTGCACGCCCGGCATGATCAGCTTGGGCATGGCGAGAGTGCGGTCACGCGCCGTGCGCATTTCGACGAATTCGTCCTCGCTCGTGCCTTCCTTCACGTGGACATTTCCCGCGCGCTGTTCGGCGACGCTGCTTTCCCAGGCATATTCGTCCCTGCCCGGCGCCTTGTAATCGTGGCACATGAACAGGCGCGTCTGTGCGGGCAGCGAGAGAAGGCGGCGGGTCGACCGGAACAGCACCCGCGCATCGCCGCCGGGAAAATCGGCGCGCGCCGTGCCGAAATCGGGCATGAACAGCGTGTCGCCGATAAAGGCGGCATTGCCGATCACGATGGCATAGTCGGCGGGCGTGTGGCCGGGGACGTGAAGCGCCATGCCTTCGATCCGGCCGAGCATGAAGGTCTCGCCGTCCGTGAACAGGTGATCGAACTGCGATCCGTCGCGCTCGAAATCGCTGCCGGCATTGAACAGCTTGCCGAAGACCTCCTGGACCTCAATGATTTCGCGGCCGATGGCGAGCTTCCCGCCGAGCTTTTCCTGCAGGTAGGGCGCTGCCGAAAGATGGTCGGCATGGGCGTGCGTTTCGATCAGCCATTCGACGGTCAGGTCGTGCTGCCGTATGTGGTCGAGGATGGGATCGGCCGATTCATGCGAGGTACGACCCGAAGCCGCGTCATAGTCGAGCACCGAATCGATGATCGCGCACTGGCGCGTATCCGGGTCGTGGACCACGTAGCTGACCGTGTTCGTTTCCTCGTCGAAAAATGCCTTGATTTCAGGCTGCAGCGCCGTGTCGGCAAGAGCACGTTCGACCTGCCCGGCGGCTGCCTCGATTACATCGTCATCAGTATGGGTCATGGCGTCACCTTTATATGCGCATTATCTAATATACATGCAGCGTTAGTCAATGCCGGCCTTGCCAAGTCCCTCAAAACGTGGCTGGCCAAGGTGCAAAACTGCGACTAGGAATTGCGTCCATGGCGTTATTCGATCCCCCGGCTTCCGCACCAGGTCCTGCGCCAGATGGCGACGCACGCGGATTGCGGGACGGTTTCGGCCGGCACTTCTCCTACCTGCGCATATCGCTGACCGAGAAATGCAATTTCCGCTGCACCTATTGCCTGCCTGACGGCTTCAGGAAACAAACGGGCTTGGCGCCGGAACTTTCCCGCGACGAAATCCTGCGGGCCGTGCGCGCATTTGCACACCTCGGCCTGTGGAAATTCCGCCTCACCGGTGGCG is a window encoding:
- a CDS encoding dimethyl sulfoxide reductase anchor subunit family protein, translated to MHPAKSVIFFTTASGAGYGMMIWLGVLAALGMLPQETVFGILVFGLAFALIVGGLLSSTFHLGRPERAWRAMSQWRTSWLSREGLAAIIGFVPLGLFALVAIFSIADMALGVVLGLVGAAMALLTLYCTAMIYASLKTIPAWHNRWTVAGYLVLGPMNGAVILAFLLAVFGFEEAAGTMRTIAGVMIIIGLTVKTFYWKHLATAPATSTAGSATGLGHLGKVEMTGSPHDQDNYLLREMGFRIARKHARKLGRIAIVLGFWMPLACLLVAGIFLDGGLPAAGIALLFVAVIACQIGITAERWLFFAEARHAVTLYYGEKAL
- a CDS encoding 4Fe-4S dicluster domain-containing protein, translating into MTSLPKTTAKKLGLVVDLDICVGCHACAVNCKEWNAGAKSAPLTDYDPYGKKPDGVWFNRVHTYETTDEAGHGQTVHFPRSCLHCEDAPCVTVCPTGASYKREEDGIVLVNEDICIGCKLCSWACPYGAREYDENEGVMKKCTLCVDKIYNENLPEESRVPACVSTCPAGARSFGDLGDPDSEVSKLVAARGGYDLMPEQGTKPVNKYLPPRPRQDGRGGDKAPRMLEHADDSTEGAGLIARWVDKILS
- a CDS encoding molybdopterin oxidoreductase family protein — translated: MGINPFETVHEDVGLSPQVGDEVKTSTCYMCACRCGIKVHLKNGTIRYIEGNPDHPVNKGVLCAKGSAGIMHQNAPAKLTKPLLRVGERGSGEFREIEWDEALELATEWLGEVRQRDPGKLAFFTGRDQSQSLTGWWASQFGTHNFAAHGGFCSVNMAAGGLYTLGGAFWEFGEPDYERTLYHMMFGVADDHDSNPIKLGLGNLKTREGTKFVSVNPVRTGYSAIADEWIGIRPGTDGLFVFAIIHELLRAEKIDWASLARYSNAPWLVIREPGAADDGLFLRGPDGGPLVWCLEQGKEVLANAVHRKPAFAGERQARGRTVVPSFQLLAERYLAEEFSPEAVAETAGVPAEVTRRIAAELAETAFEKEIVIEEPWVDAWGRHHDRFVGRPVSFHAMRGISAHSNGFHTCRAIHILQALLGSVDCPGGWRYKAPFPKPIPPGIKAAWPKAEAGLPLDGPPLGFPRSPEDLIVDQHGDPLRIDKAFSWEHPLALHGMMHMVLHNAANHDPYGIDVLFMFMANMAWNSSMNIPETLGYFTKKREDGEYVIPKIIYSDAFYSETVPYCDLILPDTTYLERWDCISMLDRPISSAHGGGDAIRQPVVPLDRDVRPFQTVLLDLGARLGLPGMTNEDGSPKFPGGYEDYIVNHERAPGVGPLSGWRGEDGSKSGVGAVNPDQLTRYVENGCFWHEELPLSAQFMKFANREYLEHAKKMAWLGHADPITFQLYNEDLQKFRLAAQGHGDIQPPEAHRERIETYFDPLPIWYQPFLERDEGGEEFPVHALSQRPMHMYHSWGSQNAWLRQITSANKLHMHRELAAKHELMDDDWVWIENGRGRVKAQVRLVTGVNPNVVWTWNAIGKRKGAWGLDKDSPEFEKGFLLNHIITEKLLPEKGGKEYSNSDPVTGQAAWYDLRVRLRKCSVEEAGEAYPMFEAVDKRFSGQECPMEFGANLQGNDTGGKAPLKEFIGQRSANHSWVDGIRDGRGNRVSEKP
- a CDS encoding ArsR/SmtB family transcription factor, which encodes MEDMQKNASRATALLKSMANEWRLLILCQLSQNEMTVGELTELVPLSQSALSQHLSVLRREKLVKTRRSSQFIHYSLDSEEVKAVIGTLYALYCAPAEEGGLPGC
- a CDS encoding DUF6691 family protein translates to MSLRNYLPPLASGLLFGAGLALGGMTDPARIRGFLDIFGAWDPTLAFVMGGAVLVMAVAWRFVPRMTKPIFAQSFALPDRSDLTPQLVSGATLFGIGWGLAGLCPGPGFAILAIAPLQAVVFLASLVAGMALNRVMFKG
- a CDS encoding YeeE/YedE family protein, which gives rise to MLPGFPDAAPVDGLAGGVLIGLAGALLLLGAGRIVGVSGIASRAVGLSSEGMSRRSAWLFLIGLPLGAAIVATLKGGLNPEFVSLPLLAVAGVLVGFGARLGSGCTSGHGVCGVSRLSQRSIVATLTFMASGIATVALMGAVG
- a CDS encoding MBL fold metallo-hydrolase codes for the protein MTHTDDDVIEAAAGQVERALADTALQPEIKAFFDEETNTVSYVVHDPDTRQCAIIDSVLDYDAASGRTSHESADPILDHIRQHDLTVEWLIETHAHADHLSAAPYLQEKLGGKLAIGREIIEVQEVFGKLFNAGSDFERDGSQFDHLFTDGETFMLGRIEGMALHVPGHTPADYAIVIGNAAFIGDTLFMPDFGTARADFPGGDARVLFRSTRRLLSLPAQTRLFMCHDYKAPGRDEYAWESSVAEQRAGNVHVKEGTSEDEFVEMRTARDRTLAMPKLIMPGVQVNMRGGHLPEPEENGVSYIKIPVNTL